Proteins found in one Meiothermus cerbereus DSM 11376 genomic segment:
- a CDS encoding ABC transporter substrate-binding protein: protein MKKLLVLGMLALAGLAMAQPKVFKGTEPGRAGGAYRVTSISDPRTWNPFVARETSSTDIIALFLPYLTTYDPYTQAPEGRLAKSWEVRNNGLTVIFKLREGAKWSDGQAIDADDVIFSATVHADQRVNSNSRSSFILDGQPIKWTKVDQFTVRADFPKPYAPALIQGWYIVPEHIFGPAYRAGVQQLQALWNLDTPPAQVVSGGPFKLDSYVKGERVVLVRNPNYWGVDERNNPVAYLERYTVQIVPDLNAQLARFLAGEADTFSAANADQVAQVLERIRANRLRAEIFPNVDVTLGTNFIVFNWNHKDPFKENLFRQVKFRRAMAHLMDKKSMIEVALGGLGQPQWSPISIPNKAFFTDDVAKFEFNPQRALQLLAELGFRSKNRDGWLVNAEGKVLEFNLVTNQGNNVRERIAQIFRDEARKVGVKVEYRPIDFNELVRQLTSPAADGTREFDAILIGLTGGIEPAFSRNVWELNGSLHAWNQGVGGKNPAKVEAFEVLIDTLMKRGATTLDQAQRRQIYVQFQKVVAENLPLIYTVAPAYNPARLTRLGGMFPKEQINSIVGQFPYIETVFAKE, encoded by the coding sequence GTTACCTCCATCTCCGACCCCCGCACCTGGAACCCCTTTGTGGCCCGCGAAACCTCGTCCACCGACATCATCGCGCTATTTTTGCCTTATCTGACCACCTACGACCCCTATACCCAGGCCCCCGAAGGACGTCTGGCGAAGTCGTGGGAGGTGCGCAACAACGGCTTGACCGTTATTTTCAAGCTGCGCGAAGGGGCTAAATGGTCGGATGGACAGGCCATTGATGCCGACGACGTAATTTTCAGCGCCACCGTCCATGCTGACCAGCGGGTTAACTCCAACTCCCGCAGCAGCTTCATCCTGGATGGTCAGCCCATCAAGTGGACTAAAGTAGACCAGTTCACCGTGCGGGCCGACTTTCCCAAGCCCTACGCACCGGCCCTGATCCAGGGCTGGTATATCGTGCCCGAGCACATTTTTGGCCCTGCCTATCGCGCTGGAGTGCAGCAACTCCAGGCCCTGTGGAACCTGGACACCCCCCCGGCCCAGGTGGTTTCGGGTGGTCCCTTCAAGCTGGATAGCTATGTCAAGGGCGAGCGGGTGGTTCTGGTGCGCAACCCCAACTACTGGGGCGTGGATGAGCGCAACAACCCGGTGGCCTACCTCGAGCGCTACACCGTGCAGATCGTGCCCGACCTGAACGCCCAGCTCGCGCGGTTCCTGGCCGGGGAGGCCGATACCTTCTCGGCGGCCAACGCCGACCAGGTGGCCCAGGTGCTGGAGCGCATCCGGGCCAACCGTCTGCGGGCCGAGATCTTCCCCAACGTGGACGTAACCCTGGGCACCAACTTCATCGTGTTCAACTGGAACCACAAGGATCCCTTCAAAGAAAACCTCTTCCGTCAGGTCAAGTTCCGCCGGGCCATGGCCCACCTGATGGACAAGAAGTCCATGATTGAGGTGGCCCTGGGCGGCCTGGGCCAGCCCCAGTGGAGCCCCATCTCCATCCCCAACAAGGCCTTCTTCACCGACGATGTGGCCAAGTTTGAGTTCAACCCGCAGCGGGCCCTACAGCTCCTGGCCGAGCTGGGCTTCCGCAGCAAGAACCGCGATGGCTGGCTGGTGAATGCCGAGGGCAAGGTGCTGGAGTTCAACCTGGTAACCAACCAGGGCAACAACGTGCGCGAGCGCATCGCCCAGATCTTCCGCGACGAAGCCCGTAAGGTGGGTGTGAAGGTGGAGTACCGCCCCATCGACTTCAACGAGCTGGTGCGTCAGCTCACCAGCCCCGCCGCCGATGGCACCCGTGAGTTCGATGCCATCCTGATCGGCCTGACCGGCGGTATTGAGCCTGCCTTCAGCCGCAACGTTTGGGAGCTCAACGGCTCTCTGCACGCCTGGAACCAGGGCGTGGGAGGCAAGAACCCGGCCAAAGTGGAAGCCTTCGAGGTGCTCATCGACACCCTGATGAAGCGCGGGGCTACCACCCTCGACCAGGCCCAGCGCCGTCAGATCTACGTGCAGTTCCAGAAGGTGGTGGCCGAGAACCTCCCGCTCATCTACACGGTGGCTCCGGCCTACAACCCGGCCCGGCTGACCCGCCTGGGTGGTATGTTCCCCAAAGAACAGATCAACTCCATCGTTGGTCAGTTCCCCTACATCGAGACCGTTTTTGCCAAGGAGTAA
- a CDS encoding ABC transporter permease, producing the protein MFAYVVRRLLQLVPTFFGATLLAFLVIQLAPGDFVTRLELDPTQDRESIANLRQQLGLDQPLPVQYAKWLSGILQGYLGLSLSYKTDVWNVIGQRILNSMVLVVLATLMIYLIAIPIGVYSAIRKYTWPDRTFTVLAFLGLAIPNFFFGLIMLFLAVWLNDLTNMRILPIGGMTTEFIHLGNLTRAAGLLFPVALLGTLVYAGLFWWKSNHGQPVSFGVWVGLVMFGVSTLLMLFPLLQGPGLPERLPYTESPLWARITNVLWHAFPVVIVVGTSGLAGLMRVMRGQMLDVLSQDYIRTARAKGLNERVVIYKHALRNAVIPFIAGIGGLLPALIGGAGLVEVTMAWPGITPALLEAISAIDIYVIMGLITITTVLLMIGNVVSDLLLAWVDPRIRYS; encoded by the coding sequence ATGTTCGCTTACGTTGTACGAAGGCTACTCCAGCTCGTCCCCACCTTCTTTGGGGCGACCTTGCTGGCTTTTCTGGTGATTCAGCTTGCGCCAGGGGATTTTGTAACCCGGCTCGAGCTCGACCCCACCCAGGATCGCGAGTCCATTGCCAACCTGCGCCAGCAACTGGGCCTGGACCAGCCCCTGCCGGTGCAGTACGCCAAGTGGCTCTCGGGCATCCTGCAGGGTTACCTGGGCCTCTCGCTCTCCTATAAAACCGACGTGTGGAACGTGATCGGCCAGCGCATCCTGAACTCCATGGTTCTGGTGGTGCTGGCTACCTTGATGATCTACTTGATTGCCATTCCCATTGGGGTGTACTCGGCCATCCGCAAGTACACCTGGCCCGACCGCACCTTCACGGTGCTGGCCTTTTTAGGTCTGGCTATCCCGAACTTCTTCTTTGGTCTAATCATGCTGTTTTTGGCGGTCTGGCTCAACGACTTGACCAACATGCGCATCCTACCCATCGGCGGCATGACCACCGAGTTTATCCACCTGGGTAACTTGACCCGCGCCGCAGGGCTGCTCTTCCCGGTGGCGTTACTGGGAACTCTGGTGTACGCAGGCCTCTTTTGGTGGAAGAGCAACCACGGCCAGCCCGTAAGCTTTGGTGTCTGGGTGGGGCTGGTGATGTTTGGCGTGAGCACATTGCTCATGCTTTTCCCTTTGTTGCAAGGCCCTGGTCTACCCGAGCGGCTGCCCTACACCGAATCGCCCCTCTGGGCCAGGATTACCAACGTCTTGTGGCACGCCTTCCCGGTGGTCATCGTGGTGGGCACTTCGGGCCTGGCCGGCTTAATGCGGGTCATGCGGGGCCAGATGCTGGATGTGCTCTCGCAGGACTACATTCGCACGGCGCGCGCAAAGGGCCTGAATGAGCGGGTGGTGATCTACAAGCACGCCCTGCGCAATGCGGTGATTCCCTTTATCGCTGGAATCGGAGGGTTGCTGCCGGCTCTGATTGGGGGTGCTGGGCTGGTGGAGGTTACCATGGCCTGGCCGGGCATTACGCCCGCTCTGCTGGAGGCTATCTCGGCCATCGACATCTACGTGATTATGGGCCTGATCACCATCACCACGGTGCTGCTGATGATCGGTAATGTGGTTTCGGATCTACTGCTGGCCTGGGTAGACCCGCGCATCCGCTACAGCTAG
- a CDS encoding ABC transporter permease: MLRRAQMTSTPPANRSFFQQAWIRFKRHPLARLGAAVLLVFYLGALFADFLAPYPEEKSFRDFSFASPTQIFWRDENGRLTRPYVCASERRRNLETFKVEVITDCEKGRYPIYFFVQGEHYRFLGLIPADLRLMGGPWLLEDKAKLFLWGTDDFGRDIWGRIWFGGRISLTIGIFAVALALVIGIFMGSISGFYAGRPVTFSIGVLNPRFWAFVRSSRWSDHLLAFLGLALVAALLWGMFQGYERYIRPDLQRVSTLALGGLGLVLGLVVLGLLLYSLVWRSHLVRALLWLSAWIGIAWLLWITVWGFLQSSRGLEAIVAGLIGAALLGAIGYILLWPRIELDLDTIIMRTVEVLAAIPDLFLLIILSVLIPMEVPPAVRFVLVVTILSFVNWGGLARIIRSQVLQLREMEFAQAAQALGAGDARIIIRHVLPGTYTYLIVAVTLAIPGFILGESGLSFLGLGIQEPATSWGLMLSKAQATGITAFTERPWLLIPGVFILLAVLAYNFMGDGLRDALDPRTKV; the protein is encoded by the coding sequence ATGCTACGAAGAGCGCAAATGACGTCCACCCCCCCGGCCAACCGAAGCTTTTTCCAGCAGGCCTGGATTCGCTTCAAGCGGCATCCGCTGGCCCGCTTGGGCGCCGCAGTTCTGCTGGTGTTTTATCTGGGGGCCTTATTCGCCGACTTCCTGGCTCCTTATCCGGAAGAGAAAAGCTTCCGCGATTTCTCCTTTGCCTCGCCCACCCAGATTTTCTGGCGCGACGAAAACGGGCGCCTGACCCGCCCCTATGTGTGCGCCTCCGAGCGACGCAGGAACCTCGAGACCTTCAAAGTCGAGGTCATTACTGATTGCGAGAAAGGCCGCTATCCCATCTACTTTTTTGTACAGGGCGAGCACTACCGCTTCCTGGGGCTGATCCCTGCCGACCTGCGCTTGATGGGTGGACCGTGGCTGCTGGAGGATAAGGCCAAGCTCTTTTTGTGGGGAACCGACGACTTTGGCCGCGACATCTGGGGCCGTATCTGGTTCGGGGGGCGCATCAGCCTGACCATCGGTATTTTTGCGGTGGCTTTGGCCCTGGTAATAGGCATCTTCATGGGCAGTATCTCTGGTTTCTACGCGGGCCGGCCGGTCACCTTCAGCATCGGGGTTTTGAACCCACGCTTCTGGGCCTTTGTGCGTAGCAGCCGATGGTCGGATCACCTGCTGGCCTTTCTGGGCTTGGCCCTGGTGGCGGCCTTGTTGTGGGGCATGTTTCAGGGGTACGAGCGCTACATCCGACCTGACCTACAGCGGGTGAGCACCCTGGCCCTGGGGGGGCTGGGCCTGGTGCTGGGCCTGGTGGTGCTGGGCCTGCTGTTATACAGCCTGGTCTGGCGCAGCCATCTGGTGCGGGCTTTGCTCTGGCTTTCGGCCTGGATTGGCATTGCCTGGCTGCTCTGGATCACGGTATGGGGCTTTTTGCAAAGCAGCCGCGGCCTCGAGGCCATTGTGGCGGGCCTGATTGGCGCAGCGTTGCTGGGGGCCATCGGCTACATTCTGCTGTGGCCGCGCATTGAGCTCGACCTCGACACCATCATCATGCGTACGGTTGAGGTGCTGGCGGCCATCCCCGACCTCTTTTTGCTGATTATTCTCTCGGTGCTGATACCTATGGAAGTGCCACCCGCGGTGCGTTTCGTACTGGTGGTAACGATTCTTTCCTTTGTGAACTGGGGCGGTCTGGCCCGTATTATTCGCAGCCAGGTGCTGCAACTGCGCGAGATGGAGTTTGCCCAGGCCGCGCAGGCTTTGGGGGCCGGCGATGCCCGCATCATCATTCGCCATGTGCTGCCGGGAACCTATACCTACCTGATTGTCGCCGTCACGCTGGCTATTCCCGGGTTCATCCTGGGCGAGTCGGGCCTTTCCTTCCTGGGCCTGGGCATCCAGGAGCCCGCTACCTCCTGGGGGTTGATGCTCTCCAAGGCCCAGGCTACTGGCATTACGGCATTTACCGAGCGTCCCTGGCTCCTGATCCCGGGGGTGTTTATTCTGCTGGCAGTTTTGGCCTATAACTTCATGGGTGACGGCTTGCGCGATGCCCTCGACCCGCGCACTAAAGTGTAG
- a CDS encoding ABC transporter ATP-binding protein, which translates to MDEKRLVDVKDLKVHFFTDDGVVKAVDGVSFHIDKGETLAVVGESGSGKSVTSLAMMRLIPNPPGKIVAGQMLFRGKDGKVRDLAKEDEATMRKIRGNDIAMIFQEPMTSLNPVYTVGDQIAEAIVLHQGKSKKEALEQAAEMLDLVGIPEPKKRLANYPHQMSGGMRQRVMIAMALSCNPSLLIADEPTTALDVTIQAQILELMNKLREEIGMSILFITHNLGVVAEMADRVVVMYAGRAVEEADVVPTFKKPLHPYTMGLLNSVPRLDLAATHQQRLEAIPGNVPNPLNLPPGCAFHPRCKFFKPGLCDQDIPALQDAGNGHMVRCVRWAEIQKGEAVEA; encoded by the coding sequence ATGGACGAGAAACGGCTGGTGGATGTAAAAGATCTCAAGGTTCACTTCTTTACCGACGATGGCGTGGTCAAAGCCGTCGATGGGGTGTCGTTCCACATTGACAAAGGCGAAACCCTGGCGGTGGTAGGGGAGTCGGGCTCGGGCAAGTCGGTTACGAGCCTGGCTATGATGCGCCTGATTCCAAACCCGCCGGGCAAAATCGTGGCAGGGCAGATGCTGTTTCGGGGCAAGGATGGCAAGGTGCGCGACCTGGCTAAAGAAGACGAAGCCACCATGCGCAAGATTCGTGGCAACGACATCGCCATGATTTTCCAGGAGCCCATGACCAGCCTCAACCCGGTCTACACCGTGGGTGATCAGATTGCCGAAGCGATTGTGCTGCACCAGGGTAAAAGTAAGAAGGAAGCCCTCGAGCAAGCCGCTGAGATGCTCGACCTGGTGGGCATACCCGAGCCCAAAAAGCGTCTGGCCAACTACCCCCATCAGATGTCGGGGGGTATGCGTCAGCGGGTGATGATTGCTATGGCGCTGTCCTGCAACCCCTCGCTGCTAATTGCCGACGAGCCCACCACGGCCCTAGATGTGACCATCCAGGCGCAAATTCTGGAACTCATGAACAAGCTTCGTGAAGAGATTGGCATGAGCATTTTGTTCATCACCCACAACCTGGGCGTGGTGGCCGAGATGGCCGACCGGGTGGTGGTGATGTACGCAGGGCGGGCGGTTGAAGAGGCCGATGTGGTGCCCACCTTCAAAAAGCCCCTGCACCCCTACACCATGGGGCTTTTGAACTCCGTGCCCCGGCTCGACCTGGCTGCTACGCACCAGCAACGCCTGGAAGCTATTCCGGGCAACGTACCCAACCCGCTTAATCTGCCCCCGGGCTGCGCCTTCCACCCCCGCTGTAAATTCTTCAAGCCGGGGTTGTGTGATCAGGACATCCCGGCCTTGCAAGATGCCGGTAATGGCCATATGGTGCGCTGTGTACGCTGGGCCGAAATTCAAAAAGGAGAGGCGGTGGAAGCATGA
- a CDS encoding ABC transporter ATP-binding protein, with protein sequence MSASVAETTTANLVEVTNLKKWFPIRGGILSRVVANVKAVNDVSFFVKKGEVLGLVGESGSGKTTVGRTILRLIEPTDGTIRFDGEDITHIPKNQLRAYRRRMQIIFQDPFASLNPRMTVGDIIGEPLVIHNLEGSAQARYERVAELLELVGLNPGHVRRYPHEFSGGQRQRIGIARALAVRPEFIVADEPVSALDVSIQAQVVNLLQDLKEQLGLTILFIAHDLAVVEYISDRVAVMYLGKVMELAPSRDLYLRPRHPYTEALLSAIPTPDPTIKRERIVLQGDIPSPINPPSGCVFRTRCRYAIAECAHTVPELKEVAPGHFKACIRDDIRGLS encoded by the coding sequence ATGAGTGCATCTGTTGCCGAAACCACGACCGCCAACCTGGTAGAGGTTACCAACCTCAAAAAGTGGTTCCCCATCCGTGGGGGAATCCTCTCTCGAGTTGTCGCCAACGTAAAAGCAGTTAACGATGTCAGCTTTTTTGTCAAGAAAGGTGAAGTACTGGGTTTGGTGGGGGAGTCCGGTTCGGGCAAGACCACCGTGGGCCGCACCATCCTGCGCCTGATTGAGCCCACCGACGGCACCATTCGCTTTGACGGTGAGGACATCACCCATATACCTAAGAACCAGCTTCGGGCCTACCGGCGCAGGATGCAGATTATCTTCCAGGATCCCTTCGCCTCGCTCAACCCCCGTATGACGGTGGGCGACATCATTGGTGAGCCGCTGGTCATTCACAACCTGGAGGGCTCGGCCCAGGCCCGCTACGAACGGGTGGCAGAGTTGCTTGAGCTGGTGGGCCTGAACCCGGGTCATGTGCGCCGCTATCCCCACGAGTTTTCCGGCGGTCAGCGTCAGCGCATTGGCATTGCACGGGCGCTGGCGGTACGCCCCGAGTTTATCGTAGCCGACGAGCCGGTCTCGGCCCTGGACGTTTCGATTCAGGCCCAGGTGGTCAACCTGCTGCAAGACCTTAAAGAACAGCTGGGTCTGACCATACTGTTTATTGCCCACGACTTGGCAGTAGTGGAGTACATCTCCGACCGCGTCGCGGTGATGTACCTGGGCAAGGTGATGGAGCTGGCCCCTTCGCGCGACCTCTACCTGAGACCGCGCCACCCCTACACCGAGGCTTTGTTGTCGGCCATTCCCACCCCAGACCCCACCATCAAGCGGGAGCGCATTGTGCTGCAAGGGGACATTCCCAGCCCCATCAACCCGCCTTCGGGCTGTGTCTTCCGCACCCGCTGCCGCTATGCCATAGCCGAGTGCGCCCATACCGTGCCCGAACTAAAAGAAGTGGCCCCTGGACACTTCAAGGCCTGCATCCGCGACGACATCCGTGGCTTGAGCTAG